Genomic segment of Bacteroides stercoris ATCC 43183:
ATGAAGTTCGACAACCTTCATCAGATTTTACGTTCACTTTATGAGCAGATGATGCCGCTGTGTGGGGACATGGCTGGTGTGGCGAAAGGCATCGCCGGGCTGGGTGCGCTGTTCTACGTCGCCTACCGGGTATGGCAGTCGCTGGCGAGAGCTGAACCGATAGACGTATTCCCGATGCTCCGTCCTTTTGCCATCGGTCTGTGCATCATGTTCTTCCCGACTGTGGTGCTGGGCACGATAAACAGCATCCTCTCACCCGTCGTACAGGGCACGGCAAAGATGCTGGAGGCGGAAACGCTGGACATGAACCGATACCGGGAGCAGAAGGACAAACTGGAATACGAGGCGATGGTACGCAACCCCGAAACCGCCTACCTCGTGTCCAACGAGGAATTTGACAAGCAACTGGAGGAACTCGGCTGGTCGCCCTCCGACATGGTGACGATGGCGGGAATGTATATCGACCGGGGAATGTACAACATGAAGAAGAGCATCCGCGACTTCTTCCGCGAGATACTCGAACTGCTGTTCCAAGCCGCCGCCCTCGTGATAGACACCGTCCGCACCTTCTTTCTCGTGGTGCTGGCGATTCTCGGTCCGATAGCCTTCGCCCTGTCGGTATGGGACGGTTTCCAAAACACGCTCACGCAGTGGATATGCCGCTATATACAGGTCTATCTGTGGCTACCGGTATCGGACATGTTCAGCACCATACTGGCGAAGATACAGGTTCTGATGCTGCAAAACGACATCGAGCGGATGCAGGCAGACCCGAACTTCTCGCTGGATTCGAGCGACGGGGTGTATATCGTATTCCTCTGCATCGGCATCATCGGCTACTTTACCATTCCCACCGTTGCGGGCTGGATTATCCAAGCCGGAGGCATGGGCGGTTACGGTCGCAACGTGAACCAGATGGCGGGACGAGCCGGAAGCATGGCGGGCAGCGTGGCGGGTGCAGCCGCAGGAAACGCAGTCGGACGTGTCGGCAAATTGCTGAAATAATCAATGTGCAATCATAAATTGGAAAATATAAATGGAATTCAAATCACTTAGAAACATCGAATCGTCGTTCAGGCAGATACGCCTGTTCGGTATCGTCTTCCTCTCGCTGTGCGCCGTGGTGACGGTGTGGAGCGTGTGGAACTCCTACCGTTTCGCAGAGAAGCAACGGGAGAAAATCTATGTGCTGGACAACGGCAAGAGCCTGATGCTCGCCTTGTCTCAGGATTTGTCGCAGAACCGCCCGGCGGAGGCACGGGAACATGTGCGCCGTTTCCACGAGATGTTCTTCACGCTATCACCTGAAAAAAGCGCGATTGAACACAACGTGAAACGTGCCTTGCTGCTGGCGGACAAGAGCGTGTACCACTATTATTCGGACTTCGCGGAGAAGGGGTACTACAACCGCATCATCGCCGGGAACATCAACCAAGTGCTGAAGGTGGACAGCGTGGTGTGCGACTTCAACGCCTATCCCTACCGTGCCGTGACCTACGCCACACAGAAAATCATCCGGCAGAGCAACGTCACCGAGCGCAGCCTCGTGACCACCTGCCGCCTGCTGAACGCATCGCGGTCGGATGACAACCCGAACGGTTTTACCATCGAGGGTTTCACCATCATTGAGAACAAGGATTTACAGACTATCAAACGGTAACAGGACATGAAAAGTATCAGAAAATCAATGTGGGGCATGTATTGGAAACTCCACGACAAACGGAAACGCTTGGCGGCAAGTCTCAAAGGGTATCTGGACGGCTTGCCGCCGGAAACACGCCGCCGCATCGTGCTGGGGATGTTCGCCGCCTTCGCGGTGCTTGCCCTTTACACCTTCGGCAGAGCCGTCTATGACATCGGCAGGAACGACGGCTCACATATGGAAACGGGACACGCCGGACGGGTGGAACTGCCGACCCCGGCGGAAACAGGCAATCACTTAACACCTTATTTATATGGAACAGACAAAGAATGAACCGACGAAAGAGAACAAAGCTGCTCCCGAAACGGGGAAACCGAAAAAGGAGCGCGAACCGCTGACAGAGGCGCAACGGCTGAAACGGCAGAAGATGATCGTGCTGCCCGCTATGGTGTTGGTGTTCATCGGGGCGATGTGGCTGATATTCGCCCCGTCCTCCGGCAAGGAGCAACCGCCGGGAACGGACGGATACAACACCGAGATGCCCGACGCTGACAAGGCGAACCGGCAGATTATCGGCGACAAGCTGAAAGCCTACGAGCATGGGGAGATGGAAGAGCGTCAGGAGAGCCGCAACCGTGCCATCGGGCAGCTGGGCGACATGTTCGACCGCGAGATAGCGGGAACGGAGAACGGAGTGGACTTCGACCTCGCCAATCCGGGCGGCAAGGAAGAAAGGGCAAAGCCAGCCACGCCGCAGACCATCCAGTCCTCCGCAGCCGCCTACCGTGACCTGAACGCCACGCTCGGAAACTTCTACGACCAGCCGAAAAACGACAATGCGGAGATGGACGAATTGTTGGAGCGCATCGCATCGCTGGAGTCGGAACTGGAAAGCGAGAGGGGCAAGGCTTCCTCTATGGACGAGCAGGTGGCTCTTATGGAGAAGTCCTACGAGCTGGCGGCAAAGTACATGGGCGGTCAGAACGGAGGACAGCCATCGGCGGAACAGAGGGCAGAGCCAACTACCGTGCAGAAAGGGAAGAAGAACAAGGCAATGCCTATCAGACAGGTGGAGCATCAAGTAGTTTCTTCACTCTCACAGCCTATGAGTAACGCGGAGTTTGTCGCCGCCTTATCGCAGGAACGCAACCGGGGTTTCAACACGGCTGTCGGCACGGCGGAGGTATTGGACAGGAACACCATACCGGCGTGCGTGCATGGGGCGCAGAGCGTGACGGACGGGCAGACGGTAAGGCTGCGCCTGCTGGAGCCTATGGCGGTGGCAGGCAGGACAATACCCCGGGGTGCGGTGGTGGTCGGCACGGGCAAGATACAGGGTGAGCGGCTCGACATCGAGATTACCTCGCTGGAATACGACGGCACGATTATCCCCGTGGAGCTTGCGGTCTATGACACGGACGGACAGCCCGGCATCTTCATCCCGAACTCGATGGAGATGAACGCCGTCCGGGAGGTCGCCGCCAACATGGGCGGCTCGCTGGGAAGCAGCATCAACATCTCCACCAATGCCGGGGCGCAGCTCGCCTCCGACTTGGGCAAGGGGCTGATACAAGGCACGAGCCAGTACATCGCCAAAAAGATGCGAACCGTCAAGGTGCATCTGAAAGCCGGGTACAGGGTCATGCTTTACCAAGAAAAATATTGAAAACAATAAAAATTACCACTAAAATCCAAAAGTAATGAGAAAAGTAATCATCATGTTTGCCCTCGCTATGGGCATCATAACTGCCAACGCGCAGGAGAATGTAACCGTTGAAACGACCAACGGAAGTGAACAACCGACCTTGACGAAGGAGGTCTATCCGCAGAAGGAGGCGGACGGCGACCTATATCACGGGCTGTCACGCAAGCTGACCTTCGACCGCATGATACCGCCGCACGGTCTGGAAGTGACCTACGACAAGACCGTCCACGTCATTTTTCCGGCGGAGGTGCGCTATGTCGATTTAGGCTCGCCCGACCTGATTGCCGGGAAAGCCGACGGAGCGGAGAACATCATCCGTGTGAAGGCTACCGTAAGGAATTTTCCCAACGAAACGAATATGTCCGTCATCACGGAGGACGGCAGTTTCTACACCTTCAACGTGAAGTACGCCGCCGAACCGCTGTTGCTCAACGTGGAGATGTGCGACTTCATCCATGACGGCAGCACGGTGAACCGCCCGAACAACGCGCAGGAAATCTATCTGAAAGAGCTGGGCAGCGAAAGCCCGATGCTGGTGCGCCTTATCATGAAGTCCATCCACAAACAGAACAAGCGCGAGGTGAAGCATATCGGCTGCAAGCGTTTCGGCATCCAATACCTGTTGAAAGGCATCTACACGCACAACGGCTTGCTTTATTTCCACACGGAGATAAAGAACCAGAGCAACGTGCCTTTCGATGTGGACTACATCACTTGGAAAATCGTGGACAAGAAGGTTGCGAAGCGTACTGCCGTGCAGGAGCAGATTATTCTGCCGCTCCGCGCGCAGAACTACGCCACCCTCGTGCCGGGCAAAAAGAGCGAGCGCACGGTCTTCACGATGGCGAAGTTCACCATCCCCGATGACAAGTGCCTCGTGGTGGAATTGAACGAGAAGAACGGCGGCCGTCACCAGTCCTTCGTGATTGAGAACGAGGATTTGGTACGCGCGGGTACCATCAACGAACTTCAAGTACGCTGACCATGAGAAAGTACATCGCAATAATCATCGCGTCGCTTGCCCTTTTTACAGGGCAGGCGCACGCCCAGCGGTGTCTGCCGAAGATGCAGGGCATCGAGGTGAGGGCGGACATGGCGGACGGCTTCAATCTCGGCGGCAAGGACGGCGGGTACAGCTTCGGGGCGGCTCTCTCCACCTACACGAAGAAGGGGAACAAGTGGGTGTTCGGTGGCGAATACCTGTTGAAGAACAATCCCTACAAGGACACCAAGATACCCGTGGCGCAGTTCACGGCGGAGGGCGGCTATTACTTCAAGATACTGTCGGACGCCCGAAAGATTGTTTTCGTCTATGCCGGGGCTTCGGCTCTCGCCGGATATGAGGCGGTAAATTGGGGGAAGAAGGTGCTGCATGACGGCTCCACGCTGCACGACCGGGACGCCTTCATCTACGGCGGTGCGCTGACGCTCGATGTGGAGTGTTACGTGGCAGACCGTATCGCCCTGCTTGCCAACCTGCGGGAGCGTTGCCTTTGGGGTGGCGACACACGGAAGTTCCACACGCAGTTCGGGGTCGGTATCAAGTTCATCATCAACTGACACGGGCATGGAAAGGACGGAAATAGATGCTGTCAGAAGGATGCCGCTTGCGGATTTTCTCGCACGGCTGGGGCATGAGCCTGTCAGAAGGAGCGGTAACGAGCTGTGGTATCTTGCCCCGTACAGGGGCGAGCGCACATCCTCTTTCCGTGTGAACGTGGCGAAACAGCTCTGGTACGACTTCGGTTTGGGCAAGGGCGGCGACATCTTCACGCTTGCCGGGGAGTTTCTGCAAAGCGATGACTTCATGAAGCAAGCGAAGTTCATAGCGGAAGCCGCCAATATGACGGTTGCCGGATGGGAAAAGCCCGTCTATCTCTCGAAGCCGACCGAATCCGTTTTTGAGGATGTGGAGGTCGCTCCGCTGCTCCGCTCACTGCTGACGGAGTATTTAGAGGAACGGGGCATCCCTTACGCCATCGCATCCCGTCACTGCTGCCGCTTGAACTACGGTGTGCGTGGGAAACGGTATTTTGCCGTTGGCTTTCCGAACATGGCAGGTGGCTATGAAGTCAGAAGCCGATATTTCAAGGGTTGCATACCTCCGAAGTCTGTATCACTGGTAAAGGCGAATGACATCCCGGCTGACGAGTGCCTCGTGTTCGAGGGCTTCATGGACTTTCTCTCTGCCGTGACGCTTGGTGTAACCGGTAACGCTGACTGTCTTGTGCTGAACTCAGTCGCCAACGTGGAGAAGGCGGCGGGATTGCTGGACGGATACGGGCGCATCGGCTGCTTCCTCGACCGTGACGAAGCCGGACGGCGGACGCTTGCCGCACTTACCATGCGATACGGGGAACGTGTCACCGACCGTTCCTCCCTCTATGACGGTTGCAAGGACTTGAACGAGTACCTGCAACTGACAACGAAAAAACAGAAAAACAACCATCTAAAAATCGAAGAACAATGAACATACTGAACAACAGAAACAAGAGAACATCAATATTCAAGGCAGTGGCGTTATGCCTGATAGCCGCCATGTCATTCACCCTCGTGTCATGTGACGATGACATGGACATCCAGCAGTCCTATCCCTTCACGGTGGAGGTCATGCCCGTGCCGAACAAGGTAGTAAAGGGGCAGACAGTGGAAATCCGCTGTGAACTGAAAAAGGAGGGCGACTTTTCGGGTACGCTCTATACCATCCGCTATTTCCAGTTCGAGGGGGAAGGCTCGCTCAAAATGGATAACGGCATCACCTTCCTGCCTAACGACCGCTACCTGCTGGAGAACGAAAAATTCCGCCTGTACTACACGGCGGCGGGTGATGAGGCGCATAATTTCATCGTGGTGGTGGAGGATAACTTTAGCAACTCCTACGAACTGGAATTTGACTTCAACAACAGGAATGTAAAGGACGACGATCTTACCATCGTTCCCATCGGCAACTTCAGCCCCTTGTTGAAATGATGCGTGTATTCATGACAATGCTCTGTTCACTTCTGACGGTCTGTTCTGTGTCCGCGCAGATCAGCCGCCAAGAGGGAACGGACGGGCAGGCGGCAATCTACCGACTGCCGCTTATGGAACGTGCTTTTTTATGCTGCCGCTACTTTGAAGGCTGGCACTCAGAAAAACACTACCCATACGTCGGTTGGGGTCACAAACTTTTGCCAAACGAGAAGTATTCGGCACGAACCATGACAAAACGGGATGCGGATGAACTTTTGCGGAAAGACCTGCGCAAATTTGTCGCCATGTTCCGTAAATTCGGGGTTGATTCGATTTTGCTTGGCACGTTAGCTTACAATGTGGGACCGGCGAAGCTGTTAGGCAGCAAAACAATCCCCAAAAGCACCTTAATCAAGAAGCTGGAAGCTGGTGACAGGAACATCTACCGTGAGTATATAGCCTTCTGCAACTACAAAGGAAAACGCCACGCCATGCTGCTCAAACGGAGAAAGGCGGAGTTTGCGCTGTTGTATATCCCATAAAAGGACTGACAAAACTGGCAAAAGACGTGCCATATTTAACTTGGCACGTCTTTTGCTCTATCACTTGATAGATTATCGTAGGATTTTCTCGTTAATTGACATCGTTGAGCCATTTTTGCCTATCGGTTTCCAAATAACACTTCAAGTTGTAAGTGTTGTGAGAGCAATACAAAACATAGTTATTAACCATAAAAAGTATAGCGAAATTATGAAGAAAGTATTTAGGAAAATTCAGAAAGGAACAACAAAAATGATTGAACGTATCAAATCGTTGGGGGAAATGGAGACGAAGCAGAAATGTGTAGTTCAACGGTTCGAGATTATCATTCCCCTCCACCAAAAAATAACGACCCAATATATAGCCTCCGCAAGTTTTACTTGCGGATTTTTTAGTTATCGCAGATTGGACAAAGGTTTCTTTGCTACTTTCTTTGTCCGCCATCATGCTCACTGAAAGAAAGTAGGGCGGCTCTCGCCGCCCCGCCACTCAAAAGCGTGTGTAAAGTCCCGTCACCATCGTGAACATTTCCTCCAGCATATCAAAATAGATACCCTCGTGTACGGCAATGTCCTTTGTCTTGCACTCAAAGGTCTTTTTGCTGAACGTCCTGCGGTAGAAGCGCATATTGTAGAGGTCTGCCCCTTCGTCATAGATGATGTCAAGGCGGTTGGCACTTGTTTTGTTCCTTGCAAGGCTCATCCGTAAGCCGTTGCCCATATCTATGAAATCACGGCTACCTGTCATGGCGGTGAAGCGTTTTCCGCCTATCTGCTGTAATATCGTCTTGGCTATCATATCTTTTGTTTTTAGGGTTTTAAGTATTGGCGGTGCGGACACCGCCATCCCGTTCAAAATTCTCGCATTTCGGAAATGGGGGTCTGCCGTTGTAGCCACTCTTTCACACATTCCATATTGTACTCGCTCGTGATGACTGCCGTATGGCTGTCGGTGGCGGTGAAACGTGTGCTTTCGTAATCATCTATCCACCCCTTGAGGGTGTCCGTTCCCCACGCTCCGGTATCGTCAAAGATACCGTCCAATGCCGTGATAGGTTCGCTGAACTTGACTATCAGCGTTTGATAGGTCGTGTTCATAGTCTGTCCTCCTTTCCCTTCTTTGCGTTCAGCCACTTGTCCCGTGCGGCTCGGCACTCGTCCAACGTGGGTTTGACACAAGAGAACAATTCTCTGTCTATGGGGTGGCGGTAGTCGTACTGCACAAGTGTCCGCCTGCGTCTTCCGATACCCGATTGGAAACGCTCGTATTTCTCCGTACCTGCTTCCGCGCAGGTGCTTACTCCGTTGATGGTCATTCGTGTTGTCATAATGTTGCTTTTTAGATGGTTAAAAATGTACTGACAGAACTCTGTTCTTCATCACCATTTCGGGGTTGCTTGTGTAGCGTTGGTGCAGGTAGAAATGGTGTGAGCCGAAGCCGTAAAGGAAAAACTTGTCAAGTTCGTGCTTCTCGGCAAACTCCTTTACGCTCTTTCTCAATTCCCCCTCACTCGTTGTGAGAGTGAGGAGGTTCACAAATTCAAGGAACATCGTGGGGATTGCATCATCCCACACACAAATCATACTTTCAATTCTTACTTCCATATCAATGTTGTTTTAGGGGTTATGCTATGCCGCTTTCATCCGCTCACGGATAAGGTTGGCGTTCTTGTTCACAAGGTCTATGATGCGCTCGTGATATTCGGTGTCCTGGTTGTGCTTGCCGTGGCACTGCACCACTTCGAGGGTTCGCAAGTCCACCTCTACGGTTTCAATAATCTCATCGCCAATCCTTGCCGATAGTATGAGGGTGTCGGCTTTCTTGTAGTATCCACTGCCAAACACGCAGATGCCCTGCGTCTTGCCCTCGTTGTAATACTCGTCTATGCTTTCAAGCACCTTGACGATTATTTCCTCGTCCGTGATTACCAAGCCGAAGAATTTGGATTTGTTGGCGATGAAATCCTCCGCATCTTTCTTTCGTTGGAGTTGTCGCTGTTGCTCACGCTCACGCCTTTCAATCTCCCAACGGCGTTGCTCTGCGGCTCTTTCCTTCTCGTGTATGGCTTCAATTTTTCGGGTTGCGTTGTCGTGTGCCGCCATGAAATCTTCGGGACAGATGTTCTTCGGGTTACGGAGGTCTTGACCGAGTTTTTTGAGCATACGCAGATAGTCGCACCACATTGAGAGGTTGTCTATCTGATACTTGTGACGCTTGGCAATCAGATATGATGCCCAACATTCATCGGCAGTACGGGTATTGAAAAGAAAGTGTTTCATGACCTCAATCTCACCGCCTTTCATAAGGGTTTCAATTCTTGGGTCTGAAAGCAAGGCTTTGAAAAGACGCACGGGGGAGATGCCGTGGAAATCGCCCTTGAAGCCGTTACGTCTGAGTTGGGGCAATATCCTCATCTTTGGATATGCACAGCTTCTTGCCACCACATCATCGTATAGGCTGTTGTGCGGTCTTACCTCCATATCGCTGCCTAATGCCCACACATCGCAATAGCAGAAAAGGAAGCCACGGAGCAACGCCATGTCCGTAACCTTGCCGTCGGGTGAAATCCAACGCTGCACGACCTCGTGGCAGTAGAAACGCATCGGTTCGCCTTTCCTGCTCTCGCATCTGACCTGCGCCACGCGGATTACCTGATACCCTTTGCAGGTGGTTATCACGCTGAAATTCTGCGTTTCCTTGTAGATGCGTCTGCGTGTGTCCTGCACTTTGAGTTCGGCATGGCATTTGGGGCAGGTGCAGCCTTCAAGGGTGTCGCATAGTCCGCTGTCGCTGTGCCACTCGTGACCGCAGTCGGAACAGGTGATGTTCCCTTTCTTGGTGCGGTAGCCGATATGCTCAACGCAGTGGCGGTATGCCCAATCTATTTGTGTCGCTGATATGGGGCGAAGGTTGGCGGAAAGTCTTGCCACCTCTTTCTGTATCTTGGTCTTCGGTTTCATAAGCCTAAATCAAATAATGAGGGTTGGGGTTGGTTTTCTTTTCTCGCTGACGGTCTGTGGCGGTTCTGCAACTTGCGGAGTTCCTCCTCTTGGTATTTGCGGACAGCGTTCTGACGTGCCTCCGCCTTTTCCTCTGCCGTGAGTTTCACAACGTGGTTCACAACCACTTGGCAGTCCATCGGTTTGCCCACCTCTATCTCGTTTTCCTCATAGTAGTGGATGGCTTGCCCGAATATCTCTCCGTCCGTGAAACCGTTGCAACCGCTTTTCTGCACATAGTTCAGAATGTGGGTCACGCACTCGTCCATGTTCTTGGCAGGGTTGCGGTACTTCTTTGCAAATAGCGCATCTTCCTCCGCACGCTGTTCCAAGTACATATATATCGTTCTCTTGAAATGGTCTGTTCCTTTCATATCGCTGTCATTTTTAGATTATCTGTTTCAGTATCTCTCTCCAATAGGTCGGCTCTACCTCGCTGAGAAGGAAGTCCATGAAATCCCTCCGTGCGTCCTTGTTCAGTTCGTGGTACAATCTTCGGAAAGTTTCAAAATTGCCGTTGATGTACGTTTCCACCATATACACGAAGATGTTGTCCACCTCGTAATATCTGCACTGCTGCGCTGCCGTCTTGCTGTTTCTTTTTGCCATGTCGGTAAGGGTTAAAGGGTGAATAACCAAAGGATGAAGCCAAAGAAGGCAATGGTGGAAAGGATAGCCACGATTACACCTATCGCCACTCGGAACACTCCGTTTACAATCTCTCTGATGATGCCCCAAAGGATGCCGAACACCCCGAAGGCGGTGCGCATCATCAAGCCGCATATCGCCAACCCGATGTGTTGCGCCATTTGTCTGAAATTTGCCGTTGCCGTCATATCTTCGCTGTTTTTGATTTTTTTGTTTTTAATGCGGATTCAAGAGCTGAGGGAGTTGAGTTTCAAACTATCTTATCTGCCTCTCGTTTATCCGACATTTTTTTTATGCGTCTTTCTGTCGCATCGGTCGTTTTCGTTTCGGGTGCTTGAAAAGGTAGGGATTAGGGAATGCAAGGTTTTTCGGTCAAAATACTACCCGCAGGGCTGGAGATTTTTACCGAAAACAGGAGGCTTGACCTTGCTTTCCCGTCCAATCCCGGAATTACCTTTGCGCCCAGAACGAAAATGACTGACTGATGCGGCTTACTGAAAGGCGCAAAATGGAGGTAAACGAAAACAGAGGCAGATTGTGTAGAAAAAAACTTCAGGGGAAAATCCGTAAAAAAAAGAATCACCAAAAGGAAAAAGACATCACCGGAAGCGTGAAAAGGGCAAACCACAACAAAGGAAGTATGATTGTTTCCGATCCGACGGAACTTGTTCAGCCGGGTGGCAACAATCATTCTTCCCGGTTTGTCCGGCTGTGTGTGGGCGCCTGTTTCATTCATGGGGCAGGCTGACACACTCTGCATTCACTTTCCGCTTCCGGCAAAAGAGACAGCGAAAAAAGAAAAATCATTTGAAAACCCGTAAAAGCACCTCTTGGCATAGGCGCAAAAGAAAGGGGCATTGCTTCATCTGTCTAAACATCGTTTAGGCGTGAGGCAATGCCCTTTTCTCCAGCTATGCGGTAGTCGGCACACGTTTGTTCCAAACTCGTTTTGGGCAATGGTGTGCCGACGGACAATACCGCTTTTACGGAAAATTCTTATGAATGAGGGGATAAAAAACGGGAGTTTATATCAAAATCTCGAATTAAATAGCTACTTTTGCATACGAAGAGTTCTTTGAAGGTTACGCAACGCGCAGAAGGATAATGCAGTAGATAACTAACTAAATCGTAACCTATTACTATCAAGAGCAATTAACCTACGCTCATTTCCAATAAATTACACTCTTTTCGTAACTTCATGGAGCAAAGATACGAAAAGATTGGCGGAAAACGAGGTGATGGTTTATAATGTTTGCCCACGCACGCTGCCAACCGTTTTCCGCCGATGTACTAAAAAGCCAGAACGGCACGTACCCGGTTAGACGTAAGGTCCTTACGGTCCATATTCACATTGCCGCTAAGCATATAGACCATGAACGCAATCTTTTCATTGTACCGAT
This window contains:
- the traJ gene encoding conjugative transposon protein TraJ; the encoded protein is MKFDNLHQILRSLYEQMMPLCGDMAGVAKGIAGLGALFYVAYRVWQSLARAEPIDVFPMLRPFAIGLCIMFFPTVVLGTINSILSPVVQGTAKMLEAETLDMNRYREQKDKLEYEAMVRNPETAYLVSNEEFDKQLEELGWSPSDMVTMAGMYIDRGMYNMKKSIRDFFREILELLFQAAALVIDTVRTFFLVVLAILGPIAFALSVWDGFQNTLTQWICRYIQVYLWLPVSDMFSTILAKIQVLMLQNDIERMQADPNFSLDSSDGVYIVFLCIGIIGYFTIPTVAGWIIQAGGMGGYGRNVNQMAGRAGSMAGSVAGAAAGNAVGRVGKLLK
- the traK gene encoding conjugative transposon protein TraK — translated: MEFKSLRNIESSFRQIRLFGIVFLSLCAVVTVWSVWNSYRFAEKQREKIYVLDNGKSLMLALSQDLSQNRPAEAREHVRRFHEMFFTLSPEKSAIEHNVKRALLLADKSVYHYYSDFAEKGYYNRIIAGNINQVLKVDSVVCDFNAYPYRAVTYATQKIIRQSNVTERSLVTTCRLLNASRSDDNPNGFTIEGFTIIENKDLQTIKR
- the traM gene encoding conjugative transposon protein TraM gives rise to the protein MEQTKNEPTKENKAAPETGKPKKEREPLTEAQRLKRQKMIVLPAMVLVFIGAMWLIFAPSSGKEQPPGTDGYNTEMPDADKANRQIIGDKLKAYEHGEMEERQESRNRAIGQLGDMFDREIAGTENGVDFDLANPGGKEERAKPATPQTIQSSAAAYRDLNATLGNFYDQPKNDNAEMDELLERIASLESELESERGKASSMDEQVALMEKSYELAAKYMGGQNGGQPSAEQRAEPTTVQKGKKNKAMPIRQVEHQVVSSLSQPMSNAEFVAALSQERNRGFNTAVGTAEVLDRNTIPACVHGAQSVTDGQTVRLRLLEPMAVAGRTIPRGAVVVGTGKIQGERLDIEITSLEYDGTIIPVELAVYDTDGQPGIFIPNSMEMNAVREVAANMGGSLGSSINISTNAGAQLASDLGKGLIQGTSQYIAKKMRTVKVHLKAGYRVMLYQEKY
- the traN gene encoding conjugative transposon protein TraN, whose protein sequence is MRKVIIMFALAMGIITANAQENVTVETTNGSEQPTLTKEVYPQKEADGDLYHGLSRKLTFDRMIPPHGLEVTYDKTVHVIFPAEVRYVDLGSPDLIAGKADGAENIIRVKATVRNFPNETNMSVITEDGSFYTFNVKYAAEPLLLNVEMCDFIHDGSTVNRPNNAQEIYLKELGSESPMLVRLIMKSIHKQNKREVKHIGCKRFGIQYLLKGIYTHNGLLYFHTEIKNQSNVPFDVDYITWKIVDKKVAKRTAVQEQIILPLRAQNYATLVPGKKSERTVFTMAKFTIPDDKCLVVELNEKNGGRHQSFVIENEDLVRAGTINELQVR
- a CDS encoding conjugal transfer protein TraO yields the protein MRKYIAIIIASLALFTGQAHAQRCLPKMQGIEVRADMADGFNLGGKDGGYSFGAALSTYTKKGNKWVFGGEYLLKNNPYKDTKIPVAQFTAEGGYYFKILSDARKIVFVYAGASALAGYEAVNWGKKVLHDGSTLHDRDAFIYGGALTLDVECYVADRIALLANLRERCLWGGDTRKFHTQFGVGIKFIIN
- a CDS encoding toprim domain-containing protein, with protein sequence MERTEIDAVRRMPLADFLARLGHEPVRRSGNELWYLAPYRGERTSSFRVNVAKQLWYDFGLGKGGDIFTLAGEFLQSDDFMKQAKFIAEAANMTVAGWEKPVYLSKPTESVFEDVEVAPLLRSLLTEYLEERGIPYAIASRHCCRLNYGVRGKRYFAVGFPNMAGGYEVRSRYFKGCIPPKSVSLVKANDIPADECLVFEGFMDFLSAVTLGVTGNADCLVLNSVANVEKAAGLLDGYGRIGCFLDRDEAGRRTLAALTMRYGERVTDRSSLYDGCKDLNEYLQLTTKKQKNNHLKIEEQ
- a CDS encoding DUF3872 domain-containing protein gives rise to the protein MNILNNRNKRTSIFKAVALCLIAAMSFTLVSCDDDMDIQQSYPFTVEVMPVPNKVVKGQTVEIRCELKKEGDFSGTLYTIRYFQFEGEGSLKMDNGITFLPNDRYLLENEKFRLYYTAAGDEAHNFIVVVEDNFSNSYELEFDFNNRNVKDDDLTIVPIGNFSPLLK
- a CDS encoding glycoside hydrolase family protein: MMRVFMTMLCSLLTVCSVSAQISRQEGTDGQAAIYRLPLMERAFLCCRYFEGWHSEKHYPYVGWGHKLLPNEKYSARTMTKRDADELLRKDLRKFVAMFRKFGVDSILLGTLAYNVGPAKLLGSKTIPKSTLIKKLEAGDRNIYREYIAFCNYKGKRHAMLLKRRKAEFALLYIP
- a CDS encoding DUF6956 domain-containing protein, encoding MNTTYQTLIVKFSEPITALDGIFDDTGAWGTDTLKGWIDDYESTRFTATDSHTAVITSEYNMECVKEWLQRQTPISEMREF
- a CDS encoding DUF3873 domain-containing protein; translation: MTTRMTINGVSTCAEAGTEKYERFQSGIGRRRRTLVQYDYRHPIDRELFSCVKPTLDECRAARDKWLNAKKGKEDRL
- a CDS encoding PcfJ domain-containing protein, whose amino-acid sequence is MKPKTKIQKEVARLSANLRPISATQIDWAYRHCVEHIGYRTKKGNITCSDCGHEWHSDSGLCDTLEGCTCPKCHAELKVQDTRRRIYKETQNFSVITTCKGYQVIRVAQVRCESRKGEPMRFYCHEVVQRWISPDGKVTDMALLRGFLFCYCDVWALGSDMEVRPHNSLYDDVVARSCAYPKMRILPQLRRNGFKGDFHGISPVRLFKALLSDPRIETLMKGGEIEVMKHFLFNTRTADECWASYLIAKRHKYQIDNLSMWCDYLRMLKKLGQDLRNPKNICPEDFMAAHDNATRKIEAIHEKERAAEQRRWEIERREREQQRQLQRKKDAEDFIANKSKFFGLVITDEEIIVKVLESIDEYYNEGKTQGICVFGSGYYKKADTLILSARIGDEIIETVEVDLRTLEVVQCHGKHNQDTEYHERIIDLVNKNANLIRERMKAA
- a CDS encoding PcfK-like family protein translates to MKGTDHFKRTIYMYLEQRAEEDALFAKKYRNPAKNMDECVTHILNYVQKSGCNGFTDGEIFGQAIHYYEENEIEVGKPMDCQVVVNHVVKLTAEEKAEARQNAVRKYQEEELRKLQNRHRPSARKENQPQPSLFDLGL